One Bradyrhizobium zhanjiangense DNA segment encodes these proteins:
- a CDS encoding EAL domain-containing protein, with protein MRLLRCLAPIALGLMMLVAASPARALDAVSVRSDAPAIDLTGVLEHQRSDADRIQVSTAPGTDGIVRRIEVRAREGGQNWVVFALANNTDDQLDRLIVAPHYRIVSSGLLWPDLGLSRIATITPSIGDRPERQESATADVFRITLDPGAVVTFVAELRTDKLPQLYLWEPEAYKDKVNSFTLYQGIVIGISGLLALVLTILFVVKGSIMFPAAAALAWAVLVYIGVDFGFWGKVLDMSNNAERIWRAAGEAILAATLLVFLFAYLNLSRWHVRYSHITVGWLAFLGSLVALALFDPAVASGIARVSLVLIAFAGFALIVYLSTHGFDRAVLLIPTWFLLVVWVVAAGMTVAGSVTNDIVGPALLGGLVLIVMLIGFTVMQHAFAGGGASTGVVSDIERRALALAGSGDLIWDWDVSADKVFTSPETEALLGLKRGTLEGPAASWLEVLHPLDQDRFRAALDSVLDQRRGRLVQDFRLRTPDGHFMWFALKARPVVGSDGEVSRVVGTLTDVTELRNAEERLLHDSVHDNLTGLPNRKLFMDRLGAVAHFAKSMPTLRPTLMVIDLDRFKQVNDSVGIAVGDSILLTLARRLTRILKPQDTLARMAGDQFGLILLSEQDPARITAFAETIRKTIRAPIAFNDREIFLTASIGLALSDPQTQLTDEIIKDAELAMYHSKRIGGDRIDVYKPAMRARKTDRLTLESELRRAIERKEITILYQPIVRLEDRSIAGFEALARWDHPKLGRMAPSEFITIAEETGLIVDLGMFVLDQTAKQLAVWQRAMRSREPIFASVNVSSRQLLRHDLIHDIRTVLSRSSVARGTLKLELTESLVMENPEHAAQMLTRIRELGTGLSLDDFGTGHSSLAYLQRFPFDTIKIDQSFVRTTSRGTRPVILKSIIALAHDLGMDVVAEGAETDSDAVELYQMGCEYAQGFAFGEPMDADAAMRLLTEVRLEAAS; from the coding sequence TTGCGTCTGCTCAGGTGCCTCGCGCCCATCGCGCTGGGCCTCATGATGCTCGTTGCCGCGTCCCCTGCACGCGCGCTCGATGCTGTCAGCGTTCGCAGTGACGCGCCCGCGATCGACCTCACCGGTGTACTGGAGCATCAGCGCAGCGATGCCGACCGCATCCAGGTCTCGACCGCGCCCGGCACCGACGGCATCGTCCGCCGCATCGAGGTGCGCGCCCGCGAAGGTGGCCAGAACTGGGTGGTGTTCGCGCTCGCCAACAACACCGACGACCAGCTCGACCGCCTGATCGTCGCCCCGCATTACCGCATCGTCTCCTCAGGGCTGCTGTGGCCCGACCTCGGCCTGTCGCGTATCGCCACCATCACGCCTTCGATCGGCGACCGGCCCGAACGTCAGGAAAGCGCAACCGCGGACGTGTTCCGCATCACGCTCGATCCGGGAGCCGTTGTCACCTTCGTCGCCGAGCTGCGCACCGACAAGCTGCCGCAGCTCTATCTGTGGGAGCCGGAAGCCTACAAGGACAAGGTCAACTCCTTCACGCTCTATCAGGGTATCGTGATCGGCATCTCCGGCTTGCTTGCACTGGTGCTGACCATCCTGTTCGTGGTGAAGGGCAGCATCATGTTCCCGGCCGCCGCGGCGCTGGCCTGGGCGGTGCTGGTCTATATCGGCGTCGATTTCGGCTTCTGGGGCAAGGTGCTCGACATGTCGAACAACGCCGAGCGCATCTGGCGTGCGGCGGGCGAAGCGATCCTGGCGGCGACACTATTGGTGTTCCTGTTCGCCTATCTCAATTTGAGCCGCTGGCATGTGCGCTATTCGCACATCACGGTCGGCTGGCTGGCCTTCCTTGGCTCGCTCGTCGCGCTGGCGCTGTTCGATCCCGCGGTGGCCTCCGGCATCGCGCGCGTCTCGCTGGTGCTGATCGCCTTCGCCGGCTTTGCGCTGATCGTCTATCTCTCCACCCACGGCTTCGACCGCGCGGTGCTGCTCATCCCGACCTGGTTCCTGCTGGTGGTCTGGGTGGTGGCGGCCGGCATGACGGTCGCCGGCTCCGTCACCAACGACATCGTCGGCCCGGCCCTGCTCGGCGGCCTCGTGCTGATCGTGATGCTGATCGGCTTCACGGTGATGCAGCACGCCTTCGCCGGCGGCGGCGCCTCGACCGGCGTCGTCTCCGACATCGAGCGCCGCGCACTGGCGCTGGCCGGCTCCGGCGATCTGATCTGGGACTGGGACGTGTCCGCCGACAAGGTCTTCACCAGCCCCGAGACCGAAGCCCTGCTCGGCCTCAAGCGCGGCACGCTGGAGGGGCCGGCCGCGTCCTGGCTCGAGGTGCTGCATCCGCTCGACCAGGACCGTTTCCGCGCCGCGCTCGACAGCGTGCTCGATCAGCGCCGCGGCCGCCTGGTGCAGGATTTCCGCCTGCGCACCCCGGACGGCCACTTCATGTGGTTCGCGCTGAAGGCGCGCCCGGTGGTCGGCTCCGACGGCGAGGTCTCGCGCGTGGTCGGCACCCTCACCGACGTCACCGAGCTGCGCAACGCGGAAGAACGTCTGCTGCACGATTCCGTGCATGACAACCTCACCGGCCTGCCCAACCGAAAACTGTTCATGGACCGGCTGGGTGCGGTGGCGCACTTCGCCAAGAGCATGCCGACGCTGCGGCCGACGCTGATGGTGATCGACCTCGACCGCTTCAAGCAGGTCAACGATTCCGTCGGCATCGCGGTCGGCGATTCCATCCTGCTAACGCTGGCGCGCCGCCTTACCCGCATCCTGAAGCCGCAGGACACGTTGGCGCGGATGGCCGGCGACCAGTTCGGCCTGATCCTGCTCTCGGAGCAGGATCCCGCCCGGATCACCGCCTTCGCCGAGACCATCCGCAAGACCATCCGCGCGCCGATCGCGTTCAACGACCGCGAGATATTCCTCACGGCTTCCATCGGCCTCGCTTTGTCTGATCCGCAGACCCAATTGACGGATGAGATCATCAAGGACGCCGAGCTTGCGATGTATCACTCCAAGCGCATCGGCGGCGACCGCATCGACGTCTACAAGCCGGCGATGCGTGCGCGGAAGACCGACCGGCTGACGCTGGAGAGCGAATTGCGCCGCGCCATCGAGCGGAAGGAGATCACGATCCTGTACCAGCCGATCGTGCGGCTGGAGGATCGTTCGATCGCGGGCTTCGAGGCCTTGGCGCGCTGGGACCATCCGAAGCTCGGGCGCATGGCGCCGTCGGAATTTATCACGATCGCGGAAGAGACCGGGCTGATTGTCGATCTCGGCATGTTCGTGCTCGACCAGACCGCAAAACAGCTTGCGGTGTGGCAGCGCGCGATGCGCTCGCGCGAGCCGATCTTCGCCTCCGTCAACGTGTCGTCGCGACAATTGCTGCGCCACGATCTGATCCACGACATCCGCACCGTGCTGTCACGCTCCTCGGTGGCGCGCGGCACGCTCAAGCTGGAACTGACGGAATCGCTGGTGATGGAGAATCCGGAGCACGCAGCGCAGATGCTGACGCGGATCCGCGAGCTCGGCACCGGGCTCTCGCTCGACGATTTCGGCACCGGCCATTCCTCGCTGGCCTATCTGCAGCGCTTCCCGTTCGACACCATCAAGATCGACCAGTCCTTCGTGCGCACCACCAGCCGCGGCACCCGCCCGGTGATTCTGAAGTCGATCATCGCGCTCGCGCACGATCTCGGCATGGACGTGGTGGCCGAGGGCGCCGAGACCGATTCCGATGCGGTCGAGCTCTACCAGATGGGTTGCGAATACGCCCAAGGCTTCGCCTTCGGCGAGCCGATGGACGCCGACGCGGCGATGCGGCTGCTGACGGAAGTGCGGCTGGAAGCGGCGAGCTGA
- a CDS encoding NAD(P)H-quinone oxidoreductase: MDKLPAQMTVVAISRHGGPEVLVPEQRVVPQPGPDEILVKVEAAGVNRPDVAQRSGAYPPPPGASDLPGLEIAGEVVAVGSNAKRHKIGDKVMSLVAGGGYAQYCIAQDAQAMSVPPALSIREAGALPETLMTVWHNVFERGGLKAGETLLIHGGSSGIGTMAIQLAKAFGAKVFVTVGSQDKIDACLKLGADRAINYKTEDFVAVVKEETNMVGVNLILDMVAGDYVDRNYDAAAVDGRVVQIATLNGPKVNVNIAKVMVKRLTHTGSTLRPRSNADKAAMVAAIEAKVMPLLREGRIKPLMDSAFPLEKAADAHRRMETSAHIGKIVLEV; encoded by the coding sequence ATGGACAAGCTGCCCGCGCAAATGACCGTGGTCGCCATCTCCCGGCACGGCGGACCGGAGGTGCTGGTGCCGGAACAACGGGTCGTGCCGCAGCCCGGGCCCGACGAGATCCTGGTCAAGGTCGAGGCCGCCGGCGTCAACCGGCCCGACGTCGCGCAGCGCTCCGGCGCCTATCCGCCGCCGCCCGGCGCCAGCGACCTGCCGGGCCTGGAGATTGCCGGCGAAGTGGTGGCGGTCGGCAGCAATGCCAAGCGGCACAAGATCGGCGACAAGGTGATGTCGCTCGTCGCCGGCGGCGGCTATGCGCAGTACTGCATCGCCCAGGACGCCCAGGCCATGAGCGTGCCGCCGGCGCTGTCGATCAGGGAAGCCGGCGCGCTGCCGGAAACGCTGATGACGGTCTGGCACAACGTGTTCGAGCGCGGCGGCCTCAAGGCCGGCGAGACGCTGCTGATCCATGGCGGCTCCTCCGGCATCGGCACCATGGCGATCCAGCTTGCCAAAGCGTTCGGCGCCAAGGTGTTCGTCACGGTGGGATCGCAGGACAAGATCGATGCCTGCCTCAAGCTGGGTGCAGACCGGGCCATCAATTACAAGACGGAAGACTTCGTCGCGGTGGTCAAGGAAGAGACCAACATGGTCGGCGTCAACCTGATCCTCGATATGGTCGCCGGCGACTATGTCGATCGCAACTATGATGCCGCCGCAGTCGATGGCCGCGTCGTCCAGATCGCGACGCTCAACGGCCCCAAGGTCAACGTCAACATTGCCAAGGTGATGGTGAAGCGCCTGACCCATACCGGCTCGACGCTGCGCCCCCGTAGTAATGCGGACAAGGCGGCGATGGTGGCCGCGATTGAGGCGAAAGTGATGCCGCTTTTGCGCGAAGGCCGCATCAAGCCGCTGATGGACAGCGCTTTCCCGCTGGAAAAGGCGGCCGACGCGCACCGGCGCATGGAGACGAGCGCACATATTGGCAAAATTGTGTTGGAGGTGTAG
- a CDS encoding DUF1192 domain-containing protein, protein MPTEDDDRPRKKISHEIGQDLSLLSVEELTERIALLKTEIARLEEAATKKRASRDAANSFFKS, encoded by the coding sequence ATGCCGACGGAAGACGACGACCGCCCGCGCAAGAAGATCAGCCATGAAATCGGACAGGATCTCTCACTGTTGTCGGTGGAGGAGCTGACCGAGCGCATAGCGCTTCTGAAAACCGAGATCGCAAGACTGGAAGAAGCCGCCACCAAGAAGCGCGCCTCGCGCGATGCGGCGAATAGTTTTTTCAAGTCGTAG
- a CDS encoding sensor domain-containing diguanylate cyclase, which translates to MLSGWREVTARRPWRISAKLLIISSVVTVIGFSAICVNVMLDMRRGEEALARQTLENLATTIESDVNRNIEIYDLSLKAVASSMLLPELATVSKPIRQLILFDHAITAKHFGAIQVFDTEGRLTIDASTLDPLPEVRSEEDYFRVHRDNPDIGLFISRPMLFRGAYSIVLSRRISDTDGGFMGVVAGSIRFSYFHELFERLNLDRDDTITVLKRDRTIMMRRPFDLEIIGRNLNERQNWRADNLKAGGSYAGQGPVDPTPRLYVRSTSTGPMFVVAGKPLTAVFELWQREAYRIGAVVLALILFMLASTLVLAREIGRRAEAEGKLEEMATTDALTGLKNRRKFDSVIEVEWRRAMRQKTPVALLMIDADHFKAYNDTFGHQAGDQVLVGIAICISDAVSRAGDCAARYGGEEFAVLLPNISVTDAFKVAETIRLKVQGWSDDQASTTVSCGIASLVPTAGMDPSILVAAADKALYAAKAGGRNQSVVASLPQLSLVA; encoded by the coding sequence ATGCTGTCTGGATGGCGCGAAGTCACGGCCCGCCGGCCGTGGCGGATTTCGGCGAAGCTGCTGATCATCTCGTCCGTGGTGACAGTGATCGGCTTCTCCGCCATTTGCGTCAACGTGATGCTGGACATGCGCCGCGGCGAGGAGGCGCTCGCCCGCCAGACGCTGGAGAATTTGGCGACGACCATCGAGTCCGACGTCAACCGCAACATCGAGATCTACGACCTGTCACTGAAGGCGGTCGCCAGCAGCATGTTGCTGCCGGAGCTCGCAACGGTCTCGAAGCCGATCCGTCAACTGATCCTGTTCGACCATGCGATAACCGCCAAGCATTTCGGCGCCATCCAGGTGTTCGATACCGAGGGCCGGCTGACCATCGACGCCTCCACGCTCGATCCGCTGCCGGAGGTCAGGAGCGAGGAGGACTATTTCAGGGTTCATCGCGACAATCCCGACATCGGGCTCTTCATCAGCCGTCCGATGCTGTTTCGCGGCGCCTATTCCATCGTGCTGAGCCGGCGCATCAGCGATACGGACGGCGGCTTCATGGGCGTCGTCGCCGGCTCGATCCGGTTCAGCTATTTCCACGAATTGTTCGAGCGGCTGAACCTCGACCGCGACGACACCATCACCGTGCTGAAGCGCGACCGCACCATCATGATGCGGCGGCCGTTCGATCTCGAAATCATCGGCAGGAATTTGAACGAGCGCCAGAACTGGAGGGCCGACAATCTCAAGGCCGGCGGATCCTACGCCGGCCAGGGTCCGGTGGACCCGACCCCGCGTCTCTACGTGCGCAGCACCAGCACAGGTCCGATGTTCGTGGTGGCAGGCAAGCCGCTGACCGCCGTGTTCGAGCTCTGGCAGAGGGAAGCCTATCGCATCGGCGCCGTGGTGCTGGCGCTGATCCTGTTCATGCTGGCCTCGACGCTGGTGCTCGCGCGCGAGATCGGCCGGCGCGCCGAGGCCGAGGGCAAGCTCGAGGAGATGGCGACGACGGACGCGCTCACCGGCCTGAAGAACCGCCGCAAGTTCGATTCCGTCATCGAGGTCGAATGGCGCCGCGCCATGCGCCAGAAGACGCCGGTCGCGCTGTTGATGATCGATGCCGATCACTTCAAGGCCTACAACGACACGTTCGGCCATCAGGCCGGCGACCAGGTGCTGGTCGGCATCGCTATCTGCATCTCCGACGCGGTGAGCCGCGCCGGCGACTGCGCCGCGCGCTATGGCGGCGAGGAATTCGCCGTGCTGCTGCCGAACATTTCGGTCACCGACGCCTTCAAGGTCGCCGAGACGATCCGCCTCAAGGTGCAGGGCTGGTCCGACGATCAGGCGAGCACGACGGTCTCCTGCGGCATTGCCAGCCTGGTCCCCACCGCCGGCATGGACCCGTCCATCCTGGTCGCCGCCGCCGACAAGGCGCTCTATGCCGCGAAAGCCGGCGGGCGCAACCAGTCGGTGGTCGCGAGCCTGCCGCAGCTGTCGCTGGTGGCGTGA
- a CDS encoding lytic murein transglycosylase yields MMQSVARLAERVSSVTAATMIAAALLLPACAHAQAQNGLSNLFGGIFSGPNPAPSQAPPGNGGAQPWSGEDGASGHPLMTAAAIREAAGNFNNCVAAMWPDAARRGITQENFQRLTAGLSPDLRIMDLMDSQPEFTKSIWDYLDILVNDNRLARGREILATYKAQFDATEKATGVDRYIIASIWGIESNYSTQMGDRSVLQSTATLACIGRRQAYFKDEFLSALEILNRGDLRPEQMRGSWAGAFGPTQFMPTAFKRFAVDGDGDGRRDVVDNPTDLIASTANNLKKDGWQAGQTWGFEVVVPEGFNYMLADRAKAMTIAQWEKLGLKRPNNQPFPHLAEKAYLLAPAGAQGPGFLMLQNYRVIMKYNPAEAYALAIGHFADRLRGGQPFVQPWPRQERELSRTERLELQQLLAQRGFYKGTPDGQFGGQTREALRNFQASIGVPADGFASSDVLDRLRGR; encoded by the coding sequence ATGATGCAATCAGTGGCACGACTGGCGGAACGGGTTAGCTCCGTGACTGCCGCGACGATGATTGCGGCGGCCTTGCTGCTGCCGGCTTGCGCGCACGCGCAAGCCCAGAATGGCCTTTCCAATCTGTTCGGCGGCATCTTCTCCGGCCCCAATCCCGCCCCCTCGCAAGCCCCGCCCGGCAATGGCGGTGCGCAACCTTGGAGCGGCGAAGACGGCGCCTCCGGCCATCCGCTGATGACGGCGGCCGCGATCCGCGAGGCCGCCGGCAATTTCAACAATTGCGTCGCCGCGATGTGGCCCGATGCCGCACGGCGCGGCATCACGCAGGAGAATTTCCAGCGCCTCACCGCAGGCCTCAGCCCCGATTTGCGCATCATGGACCTCATGGATTCGCAGCCGGAGTTCACCAAGTCGATCTGGGACTATCTCGACATCCTCGTGAACGACAACCGCCTCGCCAGGGGCCGCGAGATCCTCGCCACATACAAGGCGCAGTTCGACGCCACCGAAAAGGCCACCGGCGTCGACCGCTACATCATCGCCTCGATCTGGGGCATCGAGTCCAACTACTCGACGCAGATGGGCGACCGCAGCGTGCTGCAATCGACCGCGACGCTCGCCTGCATCGGACGTCGCCAGGCCTATTTCAAGGACGAGTTCCTCTCCGCGCTGGAGATCCTCAACCGCGGCGATCTCAGGCCTGAGCAGATGCGCGGCTCCTGGGCCGGCGCCTTCGGCCCGACCCAGTTCATGCCGACCGCATTCAAACGATTTGCCGTCGATGGCGATGGCGACGGACGGCGCGACGTCGTCGACAATCCCACCGACCTGATCGCCTCGACCGCCAACAATCTGAAGAAGGACGGCTGGCAGGCCGGCCAGACCTGGGGCTTTGAAGTCGTTGTGCCGGAGGGATTCAACTACATGCTGGCCGATCGCGCCAAGGCGATGACGATCGCGCAGTGGGAGAAGCTCGGGCTCAAGCGTCCGAACAACCAGCCCTTCCCGCATCTGGCGGAGAAGGCGTATCTGCTCGCGCCGGCCGGCGCGCAGGGGCCGGGCTTCCTGATGCTGCAGAATTACCGCGTCATCATGAAGTACAACCCGGCCGAGGCCTATGCACTCGCGATCGGCCATTTCGCCGACCGCCTGCGCGGGGGCCAGCCCTTCGTGCAGCCCTGGCCGCGGCAGGAGCGGGAGCTGTCGCGTACCGAGCGGCTGGAACTGCAGCAGCTGCTGGCCCAGCGCGGCTTCTACAAGGGCACCCCGGACGGCCAGTTCGGCGGCCAGACCCGGGAAGCCCTGCGCAACTTCCAGGCCTCGATCGGGGTGCCCGCCGACGGATTTGCGTCGTCCGACGTGCTGGACCGGCTGCGCGGGCGGTAA
- a CDS encoding DUF7662 domain-containing protein — protein MNDYHALRDYLMRQKQDELVLSFEQIEEIIGAALPRAAHRASWWDSLRSPDIQMPQREACLAAGFVATRMPDGQSVRFRKQKSDRRR, from the coding sequence GTGAACGACTACCACGCGTTGCGCGACTATCTGATGCGGCAGAAGCAGGACGAGTTGGTGTTGAGCTTCGAGCAGATCGAGGAGATCATCGGCGCGGCCCTGCCGCGCGCGGCGCATCGTGCCTCCTGGTGGGACAGCCTGCGCAGCCCCGACATCCAGATGCCGCAACGCGAAGCCTGCCTCGCCGCCGGCTTCGTGGCGACGCGCATGCCGGATGGCCAGAGCGTGCGGTTCAGGAAGCAGAAGAGCGACCGGCGGCGATAG
- a CDS encoding SGNH family hydrolase — translation MSKKSLFKALTETGPLIALGTALAILVSVAGPASAQFFNFPGFGGPPQRAAPPPPRGGGGGGWFGGDFFAPFQQQQPQAPRQDFSRAPAPAKRDTIPDKNVLVIGDAMADWLAYGLEDAYTEQPDMGVIRKHKTTSGLIKYQPKGEPSDWAAAAKGILETEKPEIIVVMLGLNDRIAIREPAADKSDKASDKDKKNDKGARGKPPGKPGEAKPDAAAKPEDKPAADPDLPQDDADNADTPAAAAPEKTARNPNGLYEFRDERWIELYGKKIEELANVLKAKSVPVLWVGLPAIRGQKGTADMLFLDSLYREGAAKAGITYVDVWDGFVDEAGRFLQKGPDFEGQIRQLRSSDGVYFTKAGARKLAHYVEREITRLLAGRSGPIALPSEPATPDTSAEPGKPAPRPLAGPIVPLVAASISTDQLLGGPGSRPAAVDALAAKTMVKGEPLTAPAGRADDYAWPRREVGREQAKGDTPMAATTPDSSVPHGSPGAAAAVAPPKLAPKKPQLPPQQPAQAAPSFRDFFGFGSPQPPRQLAPPPGPRNPNMNPAIPRPPANVGRSAEMFR, via the coding sequence ATGTCGAAGAAGTCCCTGTTCAAGGCGCTGACCGAGACCGGCCCGCTGATCGCGCTGGGGACGGCGCTTGCGATCCTGGTGTCGGTCGCGGGCCCGGCCTCGGCGCAGTTCTTCAACTTCCCCGGCTTCGGCGGCCCACCGCAGCGCGCGGCCCCGCCGCCACCACGGGGCGGCGGTGGAGGTGGCTGGTTCGGCGGCGACTTCTTCGCACCGTTCCAGCAGCAACAGCCGCAAGCGCCGCGCCAGGATTTCTCGCGCGCGCCGGCACCGGCGAAGCGCGACACCATCCCCGACAAGAACGTGCTGGTGATCGGCGATGCCATGGCCGACTGGCTCGCCTATGGCCTCGAGGACGCCTACACCGAGCAGCCCGACATGGGCGTGATCCGCAAGCACAAGACCACCTCGGGCTTGATCAAGTACCAGCCGAAGGGCGAGCCGTCGGACTGGGCGGCTGCGGCGAAAGGCATCCTCGAAACCGAAAAGCCCGAAATCATCGTCGTCATGCTCGGCCTCAACGACCGCATCGCGATCCGCGAGCCTGCGGCCGACAAGTCGGACAAGGCCTCTGACAAGGACAAGAAGAACGACAAGGGCGCGCGCGGCAAGCCACCTGGCAAGCCCGGCGAGGCCAAGCCCGACGCCGCCGCCAAGCCTGAGGACAAACCCGCAGCGGATCCTGACCTGCCGCAGGATGATGCCGACAACGCCGATACGCCGGCGGCCGCCGCGCCGGAGAAGACGGCGCGCAATCCGAATGGTCTCTACGAATTCCGCGACGAGCGCTGGATCGAGCTCTACGGCAAGAAGATCGAGGAGCTGGCCAACGTCCTCAAGGCCAAGAGCGTTCCGGTGCTCTGGGTCGGCCTACCTGCCATCCGCGGGCAGAAGGGCACGGCGGACATGCTGTTCCTGGATTCCCTCTACCGTGAAGGCGCAGCCAAGGCCGGCATCACCTATGTCGATGTCTGGGACGGTTTTGTCGACGAGGCCGGCCGCTTCCTTCAGAAGGGTCCTGACTTCGAAGGCCAGATCCGTCAGCTCCGCAGCTCTGACGGCGTCTATTTCACCAAAGCCGGCGCGCGCAAGCTCGCGCACTATGTCGAACGCGAGATCACGCGCCTGCTCGCGGGCCGCTCCGGCCCGATCGCGCTGCCGAGCGAGCCGGCGACGCCCGACACCAGCGCCGAGCCAGGCAAGCCCGCGCCGCGGCCGCTGGCCGGCCCGATCGTTCCGCTGGTTGCGGCCTCGATCTCGACCGATCAATTGCTGGGCGGGCCGGGCTCGCGTCCCGCCGCCGTCGACGCACTCGCTGCGAAGACGATGGTGAAAGGCGAGCCGCTGACGGCTCCGGCCGGCCGTGCCGATGATTACGCCTGGCCGCGCCGCGAAGTCGGCCGCGAGCAGGCCAAGGGCGATACGCCGATGGCGGCGACGACGCCGGACAGCAGCGTTCCTCACGGCTCACCGGGAGCAGCCGCCGCGGTCGCCCCGCCAAAACTCGCGCCGAAGAAGCCGCAGCTCCCGCCGCAGCAGCCGGCACAGGCAGCGCCGTCATTCCGGGATTTCTTCGGCTTCGGCTCGCCGCAGCCACCGCGTCAACTGGCGCCGCCCCCTGGCCCCCGCAATCCGAATATGAACCCCGCGATCCCGCGGCCGCCGGCTAATGTCGGGCGATCGGCCGAAATGTTCCGGTAA
- a CDS encoding CsbD family protein, with product MDADRIIGSAKEMAGGVEGTVGEMAGDAKTQASGKAREAAGTVQNLYGQAKDAAREAADTATSYAKDAYEASGDTFRDGSQAIARKVHDNPLGALLIAGGIGFALALLMSRPARRPPPRWRYYG from the coding sequence ATGGACGCGGATCGGATCATTGGATCAGCCAAGGAAATGGCGGGCGGCGTGGAAGGCACCGTGGGCGAGATGGCGGGAGACGCAAAAACGCAGGCCTCAGGCAAGGCACGGGAAGCCGCGGGGACAGTGCAGAATCTATACGGCCAGGCGAAGGACGCAGCGCGCGAAGCCGCGGACACGGCCACCAGCTACGCCAAGGATGCCTATGAGGCGAGCGGCGATACGTTCCGCGACGGCTCGCAGGCGATTGCGCGGAAGGTGCATGACAACCCGCTCGGCGCGCTGCTGATTGCCGGCGGCATCGGCTTCGCACTCGCGCTTCTGATGTCGCGCCCCGCGCGCCGCCCGCCGCCGCGCTGGCGCTATTACGGCTAA
- a CDS encoding UTP--glucose-1-phosphate uridylyltransferase — MKIRKAVFPVAGLGTRVLPATKAMPKEMLTIVDKPLIQYVYDEAREAGIEHFIFVTGRNKNVIEDHFDRMFELDATLAARGKKGEQEILAQNQPDAGAVSFTRQQAPLGLGHAVWCARDIVGNEPFAVVLPDELVLNTPGCLKQMIEMAASLGEKSNLVAVEAVPDHLTHQYGICGVGKRTGKMFEVDGMVEKPAKGTAPSNLSITGRYILQPEIFKILETQERGAGGEIQLTDAMIGLARSQKFYGVEFEGERHDCGSKPGFLRANIAYGMKRPELRDGLIAEMKKYLGQ; from the coding sequence ATGAAAATTCGCAAAGCCGTATTCCCCGTCGCCGGCCTCGGCACCCGCGTCCTGCCCGCCACCAAGGCGATGCCGAAGGAAATGCTGACCATCGTCGACAAGCCGCTGATCCAGTACGTCTATGACGAGGCGAGGGAGGCCGGCATCGAGCACTTCATCTTCGTCACCGGCCGCAACAAGAATGTCATCGAGGATCATTTCGACCGGATGTTCGAGCTCGACGCGACGCTGGCTGCGCGCGGCAAGAAGGGCGAGCAGGAGATCCTGGCGCAGAACCAGCCCGATGCCGGCGCCGTCAGCTTCACCCGCCAGCAAGCGCCGCTCGGCCTCGGCCATGCGGTCTGGTGCGCGCGCGACATCGTCGGCAACGAGCCGTTCGCGGTCGTGCTGCCCGACGAGCTCGTGCTCAACACGCCCGGCTGCCTGAAGCAGATGATCGAGATGGCGGCTTCGCTCGGCGAGAAATCCAATTTGGTCGCGGTCGAGGCGGTGCCCGACCATCTCACCCATCAATACGGCATCTGCGGCGTCGGTAAACGCACCGGCAAGATGTTCGAGGTCGACGGCATGGTCGAGAAGCCGGCCAAGGGCACCGCGCCCTCCAACCTCTCGATCACCGGCCGCTACATCCTCCAGCCGGAGATCTTCAAGATCCTGGAAACCCAGGAGCGCGGCGCCGGCGGCGAGATCCAGCTCACCGACGCCATGATCGGCCTCGCCAGGTCGCAAAAATTCTACGGCGTCGAGTTCGAGGGCGAACGCCACGATTGCGGCTCCAAGCCCGGCTTCCTCCGCGCCAACATCGCCTACGGCATGAAGCGCCCGGAGCTGCGCGACGGGCTGATCGCGGAGATGAAGAAGTATCTGGGGCAGTAG